In Granulicella mallensis MP5ACTX8, the sequence AGGCCCGAACGATATTCACGTCATTGGACGGAACGCAAGCCAAACCAAACGAGCAAAGTTCGTAGTGTTCCTGGTAAAGGACAAAGGAGCTCCGGTGCTCATGCCGGTGAACTAAGCCGCGCGCCGCGCCATATCATCGGGGATGCTGACGATCCTCCCATCAACGAAGAGGTGGTCGAGAAAATGCCGCGAGATAGACTATGACCATCGCAATGGCAGAAGAACCCATTTCGGAAACTCCATTGTCTGTTCGCCGTGGTCTAGAAGACGGAGAGCATGACGATGGTCTGTTGGTCTTTGCCGAGGTGCGTCCACGTTTGTTCGGCATCGCTTACCGCATGCTCGGAAGTGCGGCTGAAGCCGAGGATATCGTGCAGGATGTCTGGTTGCGGTGGCAGGCTACCGATCGCAACATCGTTGAGAGCCCGTCGGCATTTCTGGCCACGACAACTACACGAATGTGTATCAACTTCTCCCAGAGTGCCCACTCGCGCCGGGAAACCTACGTCGGTCCCTGGCTTCCCGAACCCGTGGACACCAGCAGCGATCCTGCGTTAGGCGCAGAGCGCGGCGAAGCTTTGGGACTTGCCATCCTGCTGCTCCTTGAGAAGCTGTCTCCTACAGAACGTGCCTCCTACGTTCTGCGCGAAGCGTTCGATTACTCCTACCGCCAGATCGCGGACATCATACAAATGGAGGAAGCGAATACCCGCCAACTCGTCTCTCGTGCCCGTAAGCACATTGCAGATGGGCGGCGCACACCGGTCAGTTCTGAGGAACAGCGCCGCCTGCTGGAAGCCTTTATCGGTGCCGCTCAAAAGGGAGACCTGGCCACGCTGGAAGGTCTCTTCGTAGAAGATGTCGTCTCTTATTCGGATGGTGGGGGCATTGTGCGTACAGCTGCTCGAGCCCCGGTTTCTGGTCGCGATCATGTTGCGAAGTTCATTACCTCCTTCGCTTCCCATTTCTGGACGGGCATAACGCTCCGGTGGATTGAAACAAACGGACAGGCATCCGTTCTTCTGTCACGCGATGGCATCCCGGTTGCGCTCGCAACGGTAGACGCTTCGGTAGAAGGAATCCATCAGATTATGTGGATACTGAGACCGAGCAAGCTCGCTGCAATTTCGCAGACGGGAAGGCTTTGAATCTTCCATCTGGCTCGAGGGGTTCGATAAAGATCACCTAGATTTTTAGAAACGCGTCAAGGTTTGGCCTGGTTCTGGCGTTCCCGCGTAACAAAACCCAGGCAGATGACGCTGGACATCCATAGAGGCACTATGGATACTAGGACTACTTCACGGTGCCCAATCGCGAGATTGGGCTTAAATGGGAATCAGGCGAGAATCCGGAACTGCCCCGCAGCGGTACGCAGGAACGAACACTCCGATAGAAGCACTGGTTCGCCATGAACTGGGAAGCAGGAGCAAGTAGGTAGCCTGCAAGTCCGAAGAACTGCCGAGAAACTTGCTCCATAACGAGCATAGATATACCGCTTCCGAGGGGAAGGCAGGATAATGGCAGCGCTTTCTCTACTGCTGCATCTAACCTGTCAGCTACTTCCGGCCTGTTTTGAGAATGGCTCGTTTTGAGCCATAGCCGTCTCTATAACCAGACCGGTCGCATCTGTTCCATTCGGCATTGCAGGCAGTCGCTCGTTTGCCATCATGAATGAGAAAATTATCTAGTGGATTCGGTCTGCAGCCGCGCCCGATGAACCGTTCGCTGAACCGGAGGTTTCGCTTCAATGACGCCTACCTTAGCGCTTTCGCTGCATCTAACCTCTGATCGCTCCGAGGCTGGGAAAATTCCTGGTCTCGTGGTCCACCCAGGTCGCTATAGTATTTTGTTTATCGCTAACGGCTTGCGGGCCACATTAGGACAAGCATGAAAACTTCAGAGGTGCTCCAAGCCTGGTCGACGATTCTGGCTGGCCGGTCCCCTTCGCTGTCGATTGAGATCACCAAGGAATGCCCCTTACGGTGTCCGGGATGCTATGCCTTCGATGCGGCACATCTTGGAAGCGAGATGCAGTTGCGTCAGCTCTCCGACTTCAAAGGCGAGGAGTTGGTCACGAGAGTGCTTGCTCTGATCGATGAACGCAAACCGCTTCACGTGTCTCTCGTAGGCGGTGATCCGTTCGTTCGACATCGTGAGCTTGAGTTACTGCTGCCTCACTTGGAGAGCCGCGGGATACACACGCAGATCGTGACGAGCGCCTTCAGAATTATTCCGAGCTCGTGGAATCAGTTCAAGCTGTTGAACGTTGTGGTCTCGATCGATGGCTTGCAGCCGGAGCACGATGAACGGCGCAAGCCCGCCACCTATGAACGGATACTGAAGAACATCCGTGGCGCCAGAATCACCATTCATTGCACCATCACCTCCCAGATTGCAGACCGTGAAGGCTACCTGGAAGAGTTTCTGCGTTTCTGGAGTGCGCAGCCGGAGATTGTGAGGGTATGGTTCAGTCTCTTCACCCCTCAACGCGGCGCCACTGACCCGGAGATCCTCACGACCTCGCAAAGAGCCTCTGTACTTGCCGATCTGCAACGCTTGCGGAAGAGTTATCCGATTCTGGATATGCACGAGAGGGTGATTCAGGAGATCGCCTCTCCGCCGAAGAGCCCAGGTGAGTGCATCTTTGCGCAGACAACCGAGACGATCTCGGCAGATCTGAAGACGCAGATCACTCCCTGCCAATTCGGTGGAGATCCCGATTGCGAGAATTGTGGCTGCATCGCCTCCATGGGGTTAGCTGCTGTCGGCCATCATCGTGTGATCGGGCCGCTTACTGCCGGCCATCTCTTTACGGCCTCGGATCGATTGGGCAAGGGCTGGAGAGGGTTGCGGAATAAACTCTCGCCAAAACCAAGACAGGTGCCAGAACCGTCGCCGTTCAAAATACTTTAGAAGAGGATCTATCATCGATGATCAAGCATCGGCAGACGGGGAGATTTTGTGGGGCAGTGGTCAAGGGTTCCGAAGCAGTGGTATTCGATGGTTGCCGAAACCGCCGACTCGGTTCTTCTTGAAACCTCACGCTTCGACCCGGAAAATCGGCAGAGTCTTCTCTTTCTCCATCCTGTTCGGGTGTTGTCTGCATCCAGGCATGACGCAATCCCGGCTCTCTTCCGCGAGCTTGAAGACGCGCTCGCCGCGGGCTTTTATGTCGCCGGATTTGTCGGCTATGAATGCGGATATCACTTTCAGTCCCTGGAGGATATAGCACCGGCTCGATCAGAACTGCCTCTCGCCTGGTTCGGTGTCTACCGGGAACCGCTCGTCCATCACCACCACAGGAGTGATGAAGAAGGTGAAGCGACTCCACCTGCCTCCAACGAATCCGGCAACCTGTTGGAGATGCTTCCGGAACAAACCTTCCTGACGATCTCAGAAGCCGAGTACTGTGCAAGGGTTGAACGGATTCAGGACTACATCCGGGCAGGCGATACCTATCAGGTGAACTTCACGGATGCTGTCGATGCCCGGACAAAGTTGTCCGCTACGGAGCTCTTTGCCGAACTCTTCCATCGACAGCCGGTTTCTTACAGTGCTTTCCTGAATGTGGACGGAAACCATATCCTTTCCTTCTCGCCGGAGCTGTTCTTCCGCATTGAGGACGGCCGGATCGTGACTCGCCCCATGAAGGGCACGATGCCCCGAGGCCGCGATTCCAGAGAGGATATCGAGGCCGCTGCACGACTGCAGCAGGACGAAAAGAATCGCGCAGAGCATGTGATGATCGTCGACCTTCTTCGCAATGATCTTGGCCGCATCTGCACGATGGGAAGTATCCAGGTCGAAGACATCTTCTCGGTTGAGAAGTACAGAACTCTTCTCCAGATGACCTCGACGATCTCTGGAACACTTCAGGCTGAGCTCGGATACTACGACATCTTTCGAAGCTTGTTCCCCAGCGGCTCCATCACGGGAGCTCCAAAGATCAGGACGATGCAGATCATTCGCGAACTGGAACAGAAGCCTCGGGAGATCTACACCGGAGCCATCGGTTTCATTGCGCGGGATCGATCCTCGATCTTCAACGTCGCGATTCGAACCCTTGTCCTCAAGGACGGACGAGTCCGGATGGGTGTCGGCGGCGGTATCGTGGCGGATTCGGTTCCTTCGGACGAGTACAGGGAGTGCCAGCTCAAAGCAAGTTTCCTGTCCCGGTCAGGACCGGCCTTTCAACTCATCGAAACGATGCTCTGGAACGGAGAGTACGCTCTTCTGTCCATGCACCTGGACCGCATGGAATCGTCCGCCTCGTACTTCGAGTTTTCCTTTGATCGCGCATCGATCACGCGACAACTCCTTGAGCGGGCGCATCCGTTTCCCCCCGGAGAACACTATCGCGTGCGGTTGCTGTTGGACTCTGCCGGCAAGGCGACGATTACGTCCACAGCCTTTCAACCCGGCCAATCGACCTGTTCTGTCCGCATCTCTTCGGAACGCACCTCTTCTGACGATGTCTTCCTGCGGCACAAAACAACACGCCGCGAACGATATGAACATCTCTTCTCCGAGGCCCGCGCCGATGGTTTCGATGAGGTTCTCTTCCTCAACGAGAGGGAAGAGGTGACGGAAGGGGCAATCAGTAATATCTTCATCCTCCGCGAAGGCAAGCTTATGACTCCACCTCTAAGCTCTGGTGTCTTGCCCGGAATCTTCCGCAGGCATCTTCTCGAAACCAATGTGTCGGCAGAGGAGCGAGTCCTTCATCTCGAAGACCTCGAATCGGCAGACGGCATTTTTCTGTGCAATGCTCTTCGCGGTATGCGCCAGGTGAGCTCCCTTCATCCAAGCGACAACTTACACAAATAAAAATGGCCGCGAGAGGGAGACTCCAGGCCATTTTTATTTCTGAACCTATATAGGTTCAGAAATAAAGTGACATTCCAGAGATGTGTGGTGCCCATCAGCCCCGTATCCTGCTGTGTTCGATTGCAAAGAGGCAAAGACTGCGGGTTCGAGGCGAAGCGCATTCTTCTCCCGGTTCGCAATCTACAAACGTGGATTGAGCAGAACATCCTGCTCGTTCTCAAGGATGCTCCGTTCGACAAGAAAGACGCGCATCTTGTCGCCATTGCCGGGAATTGTGTGGACTGCCCCCAAACGGACAGGGCACAATAAGGGGCTCCTGGTAGAACGCCAAATTTTTCTTGTAACCCCGGAGCGGGTTGAGCGTCGAAGGTTGTAACATCCCATGCGTTCCTGTATCCCCCAAAAGGGGGAGATTACGCCGCTGGTCCATGGGGCTGGCTTGGGTGTGTTTAATTGCAATCGATCTCAAAAGGGACGTGGTCTCATGGTCATAAAGTCCAAATACGACAATGATTCGAGCGACGTCCTTCCATCCGCGCCTGCACCCCTCAATGCGTCCATCCGCCTCGAACGAAAGCATCCTCTTGCCATACGCTGGATGCACTGGATCAATTTCCCTGTGCTGTTCACCATGATTTGGAGTGGCGTTCTTATCTACTGGAATGATTCGGATAATGCCTATCGGCACCCACATGCCATCTATCGCGTGGGGATCGGCAAGTTTACCCTCATCCGATTGTTTCCAGACTGGTTTTACCAGAAGCTTCATGTGCCGTACTCCGTAACGCAGGGGCTTGGCTACCACTTTTTCTTTATGTGGATCTTCGGCCTGAATGGGCTCCTGTACGTGCTGTATACCTCGTTCTCAGGGGAGTGGCGCTTTCTTGTACCCGAACGCCGCAGCCTGCGAGACGCGATTCAGGTCACCCTGGTCGACCTTCATCTGAGGAAGGGACTCCCTGCACAGACGAAGTACAACGGTGCGCAACGAATCGCTTATACCTCCGTCATTCTGATGGGAGTGGGGATGCTCGTGACGGGCCTGGCCATCTACAAGCCGACACAGGCACACTGGCTCACAACTCTGCTGGGTGGCTATGAGATGGCCCGATGGCTGCATTTCTGGATCACGATGAGCTTTCTGGGCTTCTTTGTCGTTCATGTACTGCAGGTGATCCTTGCGGGATGGAACAACTTTCGAGCCATGGTCAGTGGGAGAGAGATCCAGAGAGTGGAAGATCCTTCGATTGAGGCGGAACGGCGGAGTCACCGATGAGCGAACACGACGAATTACCCGTAGAGGCTCAGAAGCTTTTAGAGGTTCAGAAGGTAGAGGCTCCACAGCCCGGGCCGCCTGAGGTTGCTGCAAAGCCAGACGACTCGGTTACTGCGAAGCCAGCCGAAGTGGCTGCTGCAGCACCAGCCGAGACGGCTGTGGCGAAATCATCAGAAGCATCTGTTGAGAAATCGCCTGAAGCAGCCACCGCAAAGCCAGACGATATCGTTGCTGCACCAGCACCAGGGCCTCAGCCGGCCCCGAAGGAATCCTCTCCTTCTGAGTCAAAGCCCGTCGTTGAATTGACGGCAAAGCCGCCTGCACCGATCGCCGTTCCTCCAACGGCGACGCAACATGGCGATGCGCCTCCAGTTGAGCTGGCGGCGGACGAAGAAGATGAAGAGGATTTGGGTGTTGATCTGGAACAGAGAGCGATTGCCGACGCTGCCGTTCTGGCTGAATCGCGCAGGCACACCCGCCGTTCGTTCATTGGCGCTTCCATTGCCGCGGCTGCGGGCTATGGGTTTTATCGTTGGATCGACCGGAGCCCTGGTGTCGGGATGCAGCGGTTCCCGCTCCGTGATGCCTTCAGGACGAACGCGGCTATCTCGCGAGCCGTATCGGGTGACCGCGCGCTCGCACCCACGTATCCGCTCAAAGCTGCGAAAGATCTTCGCGTAAATGGTGTCTTCGGTCTGAAGAAGATGCTGGCGCCGCAAGGTTGGCGGCTGCAGTTGGTCGGTATGCAGGATGCTGCGGCACATCCGCGATTCACGACGGATGTGACTGCCTGGGAGTACCAATACGTAGCTGAAGCCAGCCACGAAGACCAGGGTCATGACACGAAGGTGGATCCCAATGCCCGCACCGCCGAGAAGATGGCCCCGGAACCCATGCTCGGTCAGGCCAAGGCTGCGGAAGAGAGCATCGGCCGCCGCATGCCTCGCGGGCGGGAAGAGGCCGGCGAAAGCAGCAGCACCCTTATGCCGGGTACGTCCGGACTGTTGCTGACGATGGAAGACATCCTGAAGCTTCCTCGTCACGAACTGGTGACTCAATTCAAGTGCATCGAAGGCTGGAGCGAGATCGTGCATTGGGCTGGAGTGCGCATGGCCGATTTCATCGAGGCGTATCCGCCCGCCCTTATCGATGGCAAGGAGCCAAAGTATGTTTACATGGAGACGCCGGACGGAGACTACTATACGGGTTATGACCTTGATGTCTGCCGACACCCGCAGACGCTGCTGGTCACGGAGATGATGGGCGCACCTCTGACGCAGTTCCACGGAGCTCCGCTTCGCCTGCACATGCCTACGAAGTACGGTTACAAGCAGATCAAGCGGATAGGGCTGATCAGCTATACGAACGCGAAGCCGGACGACTACTGGACCAAACTCGGATACGACTGGTATGCGGGATTATGAAGAAACAGAATCGTCCCGATGTAGAAGGCGGCAAGCTGTGAGGCGTATGACTGAAGCCCGTTGGGGCATCATCCAACTCGAAGTCCCTTTACAGACTCTAAACGCGAAGACTCGCCCTTCATGAATATCTTTGGATAAGTTCAGTAGGATTGTCCTGCGGTTCATGCGTTCAATCCGGTCATTACAAAAAATCAGATGAGTTCAACCATGGGTTCAAGCCAATACGATCTCACCGGCCAAAAGGCCTTGCCTCCGCCAGAAAGCTTGTTTGAGCGATGTCACTGGCTCTATGCACTTTGCAGAGAGTACCTGTTTCGCGACCACACCCCTGAAATTACAAACGCGCTCTTTCCGACCGGTACTCCCGCGGACGGAACCAGGATCCTCGAACTCGGCTGCGGTCCTGGCCTCTATGCCTGCCGGTTTGCTAAAGAGTATCCGCAGATTACGGCCACCGGCATCGACCTGTCTAAGCGCCTTATTCAGCGAGCGCGGGAACGGGCCAGCAATCTTCGGTTGCACAATTGCACCTTCATCGAAGGCGATGCGCAGGCACTGAAGGAACTTCCGCACTCTGTCGATGCCGTCATCGTCTCCCGCCTCTTCCTCATCGTTCCCGACAAAGAAGCTGTTCTCGCGGAGATCTTCCGGGTACTGCGTCCGGGCGGACGATGTTTCATTGCAGAGCCGACCTCCGGCTTCAGGACCAGGCTGCCTCTCGGCGCCATGTGGCTCCTGGCTCGCTTGACGACCAGTCCCGTTGCGAAATACAGAGAGCCACAGCAGGCGGAGGTCATGCCGTCTGCCGATTTCGTCGAGCTGGTGCGGACACCCTCCTGGGCCTCGGTCGACGTGCATTACGATGACTGGTACCAGTATGCGATCTGCCAGAAGAGCGAATTACAAGCTGAGCAACCCAGCCGGAGTACCTCCTGAATGCCCTATACGCTCCTCGATCCGTCGTGCACGGACTCCTCGCTTAAATCGAAGTGTGCTCTCGCCGTCATGGCCAAGGCTCCGCGGCCAGGCAAGGTAAAGACGCGCCTGTCGCCACCGCTGACGCTTGAGCAATCCGCGGCGCTGAACGTCTGCTTTCTCCGGGATACGACACAAAACATCGCTGAGGTCGCCAGGACGAGCCAGGCAGCCGGACTTATCTCCTATACTCCCGTTGGAGATGAAAGCCTGTTCGACGGTCTGCTCCCCGAAGACTTCGCCCTCGTTGCGCAGCGTGGCGACGGATTTGGAGAACGGCTGCTGGCTGCGGCTGAGGATATCCTCCTTTGCGGCTTCGGCGCGGTTTGCCTCATCGACTCGGACTCACCCACTGTTCCTGCCGAAGCCTTCCGTCAGGCGGTGGAAGAGTTGAACCGTCCCGGCGACCGTATCGTGCTCGGAGCTTCAAACGATGGCGGATACTACCTCATCGGCTTGAAAGCACCTCACCCTGAACCTTTCGTGAACATCCACTGGAGCACCTCGACAGTCTACGCGGAAACGGTCTCCGCCATTACCAGCGCGGGGATCGAACTCGTGGAGCTTCCCCTTTGGTACGACGTCGACGACGGAGAGACGCTGAATCTCCTTCGCGACGAACTGCTAGGAGAGATACCTCCACCCTTTACCGGAATGCCCGGTTACTCTGCTCCGCATAGCCGCAGGTTTCTCCTCGATCTCTTCGGAGCCGGCAAGTGAGTTCCGACTCCACAACACGCTGGTCCTATGCGCGGCCCTGGCTGACGAATGCCGCGCTGATTCTCATCGGTTCAGGACTGCTCCTCCTGACACGTCAGCTCATCAGCGAATTCAGCCACTTCACCATCGGCTTCTCCGGAGTCTCCGGCTGGTCCGCGATACTTTACGCACTGGCGGTTCTGGTGATTTTGACCCAACCGGTCAACCGCTACACTTTCGGCATCATCCTGGCGTTCGCGATTGCCTTTCGGCTCGTCACGCTGCTTCCTGCTCCCTATCTCTCTACTGATATCTATCGCTATGCCTGGGACGGTGTGGTGCAACATGCTCACATCTCGCCCTATCGCTATGTACCTGGTGATCCAGCCCTCACGTTTTTGCGAGCGCCCAACCAGAATCTCTTCGATCACATCAATCGCCGCGACTATGCGCACACCATCTACCCGCCGGTCGCGCAATTCATCTTCTACATCGTCACCTTCCTCAACCCCACTGTGACGTTCATGAAGCTGGCGATGGTCCTGTTCGAAGGCCTTACCTTGTATGCGCTGTTGGAGTTCTTGCGTGAACTGGGCGTTCGCCGCGAACAGTCCCTGCTCTACGCGTGGTGCCCGCTGCTCGTCTGGGAGATCGGCAGCTCCGGCCATCTTGACTCCGCCGCCATGGCCTTCATCGCGCTTGCTCTCCTTGCTCGATATCGCAGGCAGTCCCTCCTCACAGGTCTCTTCCTCGGTTTGGCAATCATGACGAAGATGTATCCCCTCGTGCTGCTCCCCGCATTATTTCGTCGCGGCGAGTACAGGATGCCCGCGACCGTGGCCGGGGTGGTTGCTCTGGGGTACGCGTGTTATTCCAGTGTGGGCCTTGGGGTCTTTGGTTTCCTCGGAAGCTACGTCCAGGAGGAAGGCATGGATACCGGCACACGCTACTTCCTGCTGGAACTCACGCAGCACGTACCCGGCCTGCACAATCTCTCCAGCAAACCCTATCTTGCCTTTGTGGCCCTGGTCTTCGCCGTGCTGATGATCTGGTGCTGGCGAACCTGCTGCAGTCCAGTGCCGCTGAAGGTAGAGACAGGACAGACCCGCCGCTTCGGCCTTCCTGCTGATGCTGACTTTCTGGTCCCGGCATTCGCGCTCGCACTCGCGTTGATGCTGCTCTTTTCGCCGCACTATCCCTGGTATGTCGCGTGGCTCGTTCCTTTCCTCGCGCTCGTACCGGACATTACCGTCTTCGCCTATATCTGCGGTCTCTTCTATCTGTGCACGACCGCGATCGCGGTAGGCACTGGGCCGCTGCAGTTTCTGCTTAACAAGATGCTCTACGGCAGCGTGTTGCTCGCGTTCGTGCTGGATATCGTCCTGCGCCGTTGGCCTATCCTTCATCCCTCTCCCAAGCCTCCCTATCCCAGACCGGCAACGGAGGATCGAGCATGAGTGTCTTCGACCTCGTGAACGGCTCGAAGATCTCCGTCATCATTCCCGCGCTCAATGAGCAGGAATCCATCGGTCAGGTCGTCGCCTCGATGCCGTGGCCGCTCATCGCAGAATGCATCGTCGTCGACAATGGCTCGACGGACGACACTGCCAGGATTGCAGCCGCGGCAGGAGCGCGCGTCATCACCTCGGCACGCGGCTATGGAGCAGCCTGTAAAGCCGGCTCCGATGCCGCCCTCGCAAGCAGTATGATCCTGGTCTTCATGGATGGTGATGGCAGCGACGTCATTACAGATCTTCCTCGTCTCGTCGCTCCCCTTGAAGCTGGCGAAGCAGATTTCGTTATTGGTTCGCGACTACGAGGACATCGTGAGCCAGGCTCTATGCTGGCTAGCCAGGTCTTCGCGGGGCATCTGGTCTCGCTTCTTCTTCGCCTGCTGTACGGTATCCGCTATACCGATATGGGGCCATTCCGCGCTATTTGCCGGTCGTCATTACAACAGCTCAATATGTCAGAGATGACCTACGGTTGGAATTTGGAGATGCAGGCCAAGGCGGCGCAACAGCATCTCCGCGTACAGGAGATTCCCGTCGACTACCAATGCAGAAAGGGCGGAGTCAGCAAAGTATCGGGCAATCTCGCTGCCAGTTTTAAGACCGGGATACGGATATTGGCGGTGCTGCTTCGCATTGCATTCTCTCGAACCACCTAGTTTCTTCGCAAGGACTATATAGCGCTTCGCTCTTCAACTCATTCCAGGACACACCTATGGCTGCACATCAAAAACGCGCACTTGTCACCGGAGGCGCAGGCCTCATCGGCTCTCACATCGTTGACCTGCTTCTGAGCGAAGGTTGGACCGTTCGCATCCTCGATAATCTGGAACCGCAGACTCACAAGAACGGCGAGCCCGAGTGGGTCAATCCAGCCGCGGAGTTTCGCCAGGGTAACGTGCAGGACTACGAGACGATGCACTCCGCTTTGATGGATATCGATGTCGTCTTCCACGAGGCTGCCTACGGCGGCTATATGCCGGAGATGGCGAAGTATGTCCTGGTGAATAGCTTCGGCACCGCACAGATGCTGGAGATCATTCGCGACCATCATCTTCCTATCCGCAAAGTCCTCGTGGCAAGTTCGCAGGCGGTCTACAGCGAAGGCGCCGCGAATTGCCCGGAGCACGGCCACGTCGTTCCCCTGCTGCGTCCCGCCGAACAGCTCCGCGCCGGTGATTTCAGTGTGCACTGTCCCATCTGTGGCAAGCCCACAACTTCCATTCCGACCCCGGAGGCTACGCCCGGCGGTGGCGAGACAGTCTATGCCCTCACCAAGGTCGATCAGGAACGTCTTGTGCTGCTCTGGGGGAAGCAGACAGGAATCCCGACAGTCGCCCTGCGGTATTCCTGCACCTATGGTCCTCGCCAGTCACTTTTCAATCCCTATACCGGAGTGATCGCCATCTTCTGCACGCGCCTCCTGAATGGCCAGCCGCCCATCATGTATGAAGACGGCGGCCAGACCCGGGACCTGTGCTTCGTAGAAGACATCGCGCGCGCCAACCTGCTTGCAGCCACTACCGACAAGCTGGACGGCCTGCCCGCCAACGTCGGCAGCGGACGGGCGACCAGCGTTCGCGACCTCGCTGGCATCATCGCGAACCAGCTCGGCGTGAAGCTCGCGCCGCTGGCGAGAGGGGAGTTTCGCCCTGGTGAGATTCGCTCGCTCATCTCGGACATCAGCCGCATTCGCACGATCGGATACGAACCCCGGACCACCATCGAGCAGGGGATCGCGCGCTATATCGACTGGATCAAGACGCAGGGTGCGGTCGAAGACTATTTCTCGAAGGCCGAGGCAGGCCTGCGCGCGAAAGGAATCGTTCAAAGCGTACAAAGTCCGGGTTCGTGATCACTGGGATTCGACGACGGATCGACGCAATACTGGCTAGAATTCGGTATGGTCTCCCAGGTTCCTACACTTTTCCAATGGCTCGGTGGTTCAGAAGCTCTTTCTGCGCTTATAGAGCGCTTTTACCAGAAGGTGCCGGCCGACCCAATCCTCGAACCCCTGTTCCGCCATATGGATCCGGCCCACTTCGAGCACGTCGCCAAATTCATCGCTGAAGTTCTGGGTGGTCCTGCTGAGTATTCGTCGCAGCACGGTGGGCATGCCGCGATGATTCGCCATCACCTCGGAAAAGGCATCACGGAGCAGCAGCGTCAGCACTGGGTGCGGCTCCTCCTCGAAACGGCTGATGAGTTGAATCTTCCTTCCGACCCGGAGTTTCGGTCCGCGCTTGTCGCATACCTGGAATGGGGTTCTCGCCTTGCCGTCATCAATTCTGCGCTTCCATCCGATACCCAAGTTGAAGAAGCTCTCATGCCCGCATGGAATTGGGGTGTCCCGGGAGGGCCTTACGAGCCCGAACCGGAAACATCCGACCCAAACCGTAGCTGAATGTGCCGTAAGCCTTTCATCGAATGAATCGGGTAGATACGTTATGCAATTTTTGACTGTATAAAACATCGGGCGAGCTCATGAAGAATGAGCTCGCCCGATGTTTCAGTTTATGTTTCACGAGTGATCGCGATATACGTCAAGCTACAAATACAGCGAGTTAGATGTCGAGGTTCTTTACATCCAGCGCGTTCTCTTCGATGAACTTGCGGCG encodes:
- a CDS encoding RNA polymerase sigma-70 factor; translated protein: MSVRRGLEDGEHDDGLLVFAEVRPRLFGIAYRMLGSAAEAEDIVQDVWLRWQATDRNIVESPSAFLATTTTRMCINFSQSAHSRRETYVGPWLPEPVDTSSDPALGAERGEALGLAILLLLEKLSPTERASYVLREAFDYSYRQIADIIQMEEANTRQLVSRARKHIADGRRTPVSSEEQRRLLEAFIGAAQKGDLATLEGLFVEDVVSYSDGGGIVRTAARAPVSGRDHVAKFITSFASHFWTGITLRWIETNGQASVLLSRDGIPVALATVDASVEGIHQIMWILRPSKLAAISQTGRL
- a CDS encoding radical SAM protein, with protein sequence MKTSEVLQAWSTILAGRSPSLSIEITKECPLRCPGCYAFDAAHLGSEMQLRQLSDFKGEELVTRVLALIDERKPLHVSLVGGDPFVRHRELELLLPHLESRGIHTQIVTSAFRIIPSSWNQFKLLNVVVSIDGLQPEHDERRKPATYERILKNIRGARITIHCTITSQIADREGYLEEFLRFWSAQPEIVRVWFSLFTPQRGATDPEILTTSQRASVLADLQRLRKSYPILDMHERVIQEIASPPKSPGECIFAQTTETISADLKTQITPCQFGGDPDCENCGCIASMGLAAVGHHRVIGPLTAGHLFTASDRLGKGWRGLRNKLSPKPRQVPEPSPFKIL
- the pabB gene encoding aminodeoxychorismate synthase component I, with protein sequence MVAETADSVLLETSRFDPENRQSLLFLHPVRVLSASRHDAIPALFRELEDALAAGFYVAGFVGYECGYHFQSLEDIAPARSELPLAWFGVYREPLVHHHHRSDEEGEATPPASNESGNLLEMLPEQTFLTISEAEYCARVERIQDYIRAGDTYQVNFTDAVDARTKLSATELFAELFHRQPVSYSAFLNVDGNHILSFSPELFFRIEDGRIVTRPMKGTMPRGRDSREDIEAAARLQQDEKNRAEHVMIVDLLRNDLGRICTMGSIQVEDIFSVEKYRTLLQMTSTISGTLQAELGYYDIFRSLFPSGSITGAPKIRTMQIIRELEQKPREIYTGAIGFIARDRSSIFNVAIRTLVLKDGRVRMGVGGGIVADSVPSDEYRECQLKASFLSRSGPAFQLIETMLWNGEYALLSMHLDRMESSASYFEFSFDRASITRQLLERAHPFPPGEHYRVRLLLDSAGKATITSTAFQPGQSTCSVRISSERTSSDDVFLRHKTTRRERYEHLFSEARADGFDEVLFLNEREEVTEGAISNIFILREGKLMTPPLSSGVLPGIFRRHLLETNVSAEERVLHLEDLESADGIFLCNALRGMRQVSSLHPSDNLHK
- a CDS encoding cytochrome b/b6 domain-containing protein; this encodes MVIKSKYDNDSSDVLPSAPAPLNASIRLERKHPLAIRWMHWINFPVLFTMIWSGVLIYWNDSDNAYRHPHAIYRVGIGKFTLIRLFPDWFYQKLHVPYSVTQGLGYHFFFMWIFGLNGLLYVLYTSFSGEWRFLVPERRSLRDAIQVTLVDLHLRKGLPAQTKYNGAQRIAYTSVILMGVGMLVTGLAIYKPTQAHWLTTLLGGYEMARWLHFWITMSFLGFFVVHVLQVILAGWNNFRAMVSGREIQRVEDPSIEAERRSHR
- a CDS encoding molybdopterin-dependent oxidoreductase, which produces MSEHDELPVEAQKLLEVQKVEAPQPGPPEVAAKPDDSVTAKPAEVAAAAPAETAVAKSSEASVEKSPEAATAKPDDIVAAPAPGPQPAPKESSPSESKPVVELTAKPPAPIAVPPTATQHGDAPPVELAADEEDEEDLGVDLEQRAIADAAVLAESRRHTRRSFIGASIAAAAGYGFYRWIDRSPGVGMQRFPLRDAFRTNAAISRAVSGDRALAPTYPLKAAKDLRVNGVFGLKKMLAPQGWRLQLVGMQDAAAHPRFTTDVTAWEYQYVAEASHEDQGHDTKVDPNARTAEKMAPEPMLGQAKAAEESIGRRMPRGREEAGESSSTLMPGTSGLLLTMEDILKLPRHELVTQFKCIEGWSEIVHWAGVRMADFIEAYPPALIDGKEPKYVYMETPDGDYYTGYDLDVCRHPQTLLVTEMMGAPLTQFHGAPLRLHMPTKYGYKQIKRIGLISYTNAKPDDYWTKLGYDWYAGL
- a CDS encoding class I SAM-dependent methyltransferase; this translates as MGSSQYDLTGQKALPPPESLFERCHWLYALCREYLFRDHTPEITNALFPTGTPADGTRILELGCGPGLYACRFAKEYPQITATGIDLSKRLIQRARERASNLRLHNCTFIEGDAQALKELPHSVDAVIVSRLFLIVPDKEAVLAEIFRVLRPGGRCFIAEPTSGFRTRLPLGAMWLLARLTTSPVAKYREPQQAEVMPSADFVELVRTPSWASVDVHYDDWYQYAICQKSELQAEQPSRSTS